The genomic region GCTGTCGGCCCTATCCCAGCACTGGCGGACGAGCCGCCAGTGGCACCCCACATCTAACTTTTCTGCGGCGTACGTAGCATGAATCTCGAGCAACGCACACTGGGTTCCTTCGGCGCGCGGACGGCGCAAGCGCTCGCGTCGCGGGCGTGGAGTTTTCTGGCGCCGTTCGTCGGATTGCTGGTCGTGCTGAGCGTGATTCAGACGTATCACTTGATTTGGAAGCCGGACAATCCGTTTCTCAAGACGCATCAATTGCAACTTATCGCCAAGCAAACGGCGATCGTGGGCGTGGGCGCGCTGGGCATGACGGTGATTATCGTTTCCGGCGGCATCGATCTTTCCGCGGGGTCGATGATTGCGCTCACCAGCGTGCTGTTGGCCGTGCTATTGCGTCGCGAAGTGCCGGCTTGCCTGGACGATTACCCACGCATCGCCGCGTCCTGGCAGGCGCTGGCGCTTGATCGATTGCCCGTCACGTTGGCGGTGTTCTTCGTGTTACTGGCCGGCGCGGCCGCCGGGGCGTTGAATGGCGTGTTGATCACGGGGCTGCGCTTGGTCCCGTTTATCGTGACGCTCGGCGCGATGCTGATCTATCGCGGGATGGCCGAATGGCTGGCGGACCAGAAGAAAGTGATGGTGGTCGGCGATCACGTGCCGGACTGGCTGACGACCTTGCTCGACGCACCGACGTCGCCCTGGCAACTCGTTTGTTACGGCGTCTGGATTGTAGTGCTGTTGGGAATCCTGCTCGCCGCGGTGATGCGCTACACGGTATTTGGGCGCTACGTGTTCGCGATCGGATCGAACGAGCCTACTGCCCGGCTGTGCGGCATACACGTGCCGCGGATGAAGATTGCGATTTACGCCCTTGGCGGCGTGTTTATGGCACTGGCCGGCATCTTCGATTTCAATAATCTGAGCGCCCAGGGTAATCCCACGAGCGGCGAAGGGCTGGAGTTGGACATGATCGCGGCGGTGGTGATCGGCGGCGGCAGCCTGAGCGGCGGACGCGGCAGTATCCTGGGCTCGATCATCGGCGCACTGACAATGACCACGCTCCGCAGCGGCTGCGTCTACGCGGGGATGAGCAATCCGGTGCAGAAGCTGCTGATCGGCGCGATCATCATCGCCGCCGTGGCGATCGATCAGGGGCTGCATCGGGGAAGGAAATAGGGGGAACTGAATTTCTAAATTTGAATGTCGAATCAAATTTGAATTCTAAAATGTCGAACGAGGCGAGGTTAGCGCCTACACGCCATTCGACATTCGACATTCAGTAATTCGGATTTGATTCGTCATTCGAATTTAGGAATTCGTCATTCGATTTACTTTCCGCGCGGTCGTCCTCGTCCGCCACGGCCGCCGCGGGCACGGCCGCGTGGGGCGCCGGCAGCCGATGCTG from Planctomycetia bacterium harbors:
- a CDS encoding ABC transporter permease; translation: MNLEQRTLGSFGARTAQALASRAWSFLAPFVGLLVVLSVIQTYHLIWKPDNPFLKTHQLQLIAKQTAIVGVGALGMTVIIVSGGIDLSAGSMIALTSVLLAVLLRREVPACLDDYPRIAASWQALALDRLPVTLAVFFVLLAGAAAGALNGVLITGLRLVPFIVTLGAMLIYRGMAEWLADQKKVMVVGDHVPDWLTTLLDAPTSPWQLVCYGVWIVVLLGILLAAVMRYTVFGRYVFAIGSNEPTARLCGIHVPRMKIAIYALGGVFMALAGIFDFNNLSAQGNPTSGEGLELDMIAAVVIGGGSLSGGRGSILGSIIGALTMTTLRSGCVYAGMSNPVQKLLIGAIIIAAVAIDQGLHRGRK